One segment of Bacillus alkalisoli DNA contains the following:
- a CDS encoding gluconeogenesis factor YvcK family protein, translated as MNRGKLPKVVIIGGGTGLSVLLRGLKHYDIDITAVVTVADDGGSSGRLRDELHIPPPGDVRNVLAALSDVEPLIEDLFQHRFQTGNGLSGHSLGNLLLAAMTTIKGDFVHAIREMSKVLNVRGKVLPAANQSVVLHAEMEDGTIVSGESKIPYSGKRINRVFLTPENLEPLQETVDEIMQADLIIIGPGSLYTSILPNLLVPKIGEAVCHSKAKKVYICNIMTQAGETLDYTASDHLKALYKHISTPFIDTVLVNEENIPEMIKDRYKKELAKPVTYDFEKLSSLGVEVLHDKIVQHVDGVIRHDTQKVASILYSMLKVK; from the coding sequence ATGAACAGGGGAAAACTTCCTAAAGTCGTCATCATTGGCGGCGGAACAGGTTTATCTGTTTTATTACGGGGGTTAAAGCATTATGACATCGACATTACAGCCGTCGTAACGGTTGCGGATGACGGGGGTAGCTCTGGCCGATTAAGAGATGAGCTCCATATTCCACCACCAGGCGATGTTCGTAATGTGCTTGCTGCATTATCTGACGTAGAGCCGCTTATTGAAGATCTATTCCAACATCGTTTTCAAACAGGTAATGGACTTTCTGGTCACTCGCTTGGAAACTTATTGTTAGCAGCAATGACAACGATTAAAGGCGACTTCGTTCATGCGATTCGGGAAATGAGTAAAGTATTGAACGTCCGTGGAAAAGTATTACCTGCAGCGAACCAAAGCGTCGTCCTTCATGCTGAAATGGAAGATGGCACAATTGTCTCTGGTGAATCGAAAATACCTTACTCAGGTAAACGTATTAATCGAGTGTTTTTAACACCTGAAAACTTAGAGCCATTACAAGAAACAGTTGATGAAATTATGCAGGCTGACTTAATTATTATTGGACCAGGTAGCTTATACACAAGTATTTTGCCTAATTTATTAGTTCCAAAAATCGGTGAAGCGGTATGTCACTCAAAAGCCAAGAAGGTATACATTTGTAATATAATGACACAAGCAGGTGAGACATTAGACTATACAGCTAGTGACCACTTAAAGGCTTTATACAAACATATTTCTACACCTTTTATTGACACCGTACTAGTTAATGAAGAAAATATTCCAGAAATGATTAAAGATCGGTATAAAAAAGAACTTGCCAAACCGGTAACATATGACTTTGAAAAACTTTCTAGCTTAGGGGTAGAAGTGCTACATGATAAAATTGTGCAACATGTAGATGGTGTTATTAGGCATGACACACAAAAAGTAGCTTCGATTTTATACTCTATGTTAAAAGTAAAATAA
- the whiA gene encoding DNA-binding protein WhiA — protein sequence MSYASETKKELTTIEVKDCCAKAELAALIRMNGALSFSNKKIILDIQTENAAIARRIYTLTKKLYDVRVELLVRKKMRLKKNNVYIVRYAEQAQSILTELQILKDGFTFVRDISPTLIEKKCCKRSYLRGAFLAGGSVNNPETSSYHLEVFTLYKEHNDSLCELMNTFQLNSKTLERKKGFINYLKEAEKIVELLNIMGAHQALLKFEDIRIVRDMRNSVNRLVNCETANLNKTISAAIRQVENIRYIDESAGLQILPDKLREIAELRVTYQDVTLKELGEMVSSGTISKSGINHRLRKIDEIADKLRAGEKV from the coding sequence ATGTCATACGCATCAGAAACGAAAAAAGAATTAACAACTATTGAAGTAAAAGATTGTTGCGCAAAAGCGGAACTTGCTGCACTAATCCGTATGAATGGTGCACTATCTTTTTCTAATAAAAAAATAATTCTCGATATCCAAACCGAGAATGCAGCCATTGCACGACGTATTTATACGTTAACGAAGAAATTGTACGACGTTCGTGTAGAACTTTTAGTTCGAAAGAAAATGCGATTAAAAAAGAATAACGTATATATCGTTCGATACGCTGAACAAGCTCAAAGCATTTTAACAGAGCTACAGATTTTGAAAGATGGCTTCACATTTGTTCGCGATATTTCACCAACGTTAATCGAAAAAAAATGTTGTAAGCGCTCCTATTTACGCGGGGCATTTTTAGCAGGTGGATCAGTTAATAATCCAGAAACATCTTCGTACCACCTTGAAGTATTCACTTTATACAAAGAACATAACGACTCTTTGTGTGAGTTAATGAATACATTTCAGTTAAACAGTAAAACATTAGAACGGAAAAAAGGCTTCATCAACTATTTAAAAGAAGCCGAAAAAATCGTAGAATTACTAAATATAATGGGTGCTCACCAAGCGCTCTTGAAGTTTGAAGACATTCGAATTGTTCGTGACATGCGTAACTCTGTTAACAGGCTAGTAAACTGCGAAACAGCCAACTTAAACAAAACAATTAGCGCCGCAATACGCCAAGTAGAAAACATTCGTTATATCGATGAATCAGCTGGTCTACAAATTTTGCCTGATAAACTTAGAGAAATTGCGGAACTACGCGTTACGTATCAAGACGTGACTTTGAAAGAACTAGGCGAAATGGTTTCAAGTGGTACCATCAGTAAGTCCGGAATCAACCACCGCCTACGAAAAATAGATGAAATTGCCGATAAACTTCGCGCAGGGGAAAAAGTTTAA
- a CDS encoding HPr family phosphocarrier protein, with protein MVNKQVQVGLKTGLQARPAALFVQEANRYTADIFLEKDGKKVNAKSIMGLMSLAVSSGATITLITDGHDEQEALDALVKFVEQEG; from the coding sequence ATGGTTAATAAACAAGTACAAGTAGGATTAAAAACAGGATTACAAGCACGCCCAGCTGCTCTTTTCGTTCAAGAGGCAAACCGTTACACAGCCGATATTTTCTTAGAAAAAGACGGTAAAAAAGTAAATGCCAAAAGCATCATGGGCTTAATGAGTTTAGCAGTAAGTTCAGGTGCAACAATCACCCTAATCACAGACGGCCACGACGAGCAAGAAGCATTAGACGCATTGGTGAAGTTTGTGGAGCAAGAAGGATAA
- the clpP gene encoding ATP-dependent Clp endopeptidase proteolytic subunit ClpP: MNLIPTVIEQTSRGERAYDIYSRLLKDRIIMLGSAIDDNVANSIVSQLLFLAAEDPEKDISLYINSPGGSISAGMAIYDTMNFIKPDVSTMCVGMAASMGAFLLSAGAKGKRFCLPNSEVMIHQPLGGAQGQATEIEIAAKRILFLREKLNGILAENTGQPMEVIGRDTERDNFMTADRALEYGLIDKVIRNS; the protein is encoded by the coding sequence ATGAACTTAATTCCTACAGTTATTGAACAAACAAGCCGCGGCGAGCGCGCATATGACATTTATTCTCGTCTTTTAAAAGACCGCATTATTATGCTAGGTAGCGCAATCGATGATAACGTTGCAAACTCCATCGTTTCTCAGTTGTTATTTTTAGCAGCGGAAGATCCGGAGAAAGATATTTCTTTATACATTAACTCTCCAGGTGGATCAATTTCAGCTGGTATGGCAATTTATGATACGATGAACTTCATTAAGCCTGACGTGAGCACAATGTGTGTTGGTATGGCTGCATCGATGGGAGCATTCTTATTATCAGCTGGTGCAAAGGGCAAGCGTTTCTGCTTACCGAACAGTGAAGTGATGATTCACCAACCTCTTGGTGGAGCACAAGGTCAAGCGACGGAAATTGAGATTGCTGCGAAACGTATTCTTTTCTTACGTGAGAAGTTAAATGGTATTCTTGCGGAAAATACTGGTCAACCTATGGAAGTAATCGGGCGTGATACGGAACGCGACAACTTCATGACTGCTGACCGTGCGTTAGAGTATGGATTGATTGATAAGGTTATTAGAAATAGCTAG
- the rpoN gene encoding RNA polymerase factor sigma-54 — translation MKMKQDVGLYQMQTLKLAMTQELKQAISLLQYSTIELATYIQEQVLENPLLDLKETFTNTHPIRNRTTSINSNEFSIENVSYQGETLHDHIKAQLLDLHLSKQEHATLQAMLDYIDKNGYITEETTFIAKQLRKQEVEVQKAIQTIQNLDPSGIGARNLKECLLLQLKSMDNRELLAERIIENDFDLLSQKTFKTISKKYEITLKEVQHLFDLITTLNPRPGQQYETREQPKYIVPDLMVQKINGDWLVGVNDEFLPQLTVNRLYQRALKKEANDYLEEKMRHCQWLIRSIDYRKKTLVAVMEEIVILQQSFFLNGPEFLKPLTLKMIAKRLQVHESTVSRATKDKYVQTPFGLYELKHFFSQGVATVYAEDKSSKQVHQVLQKLVDGEDKRKPLSDQKLTTIMKKDYHIDISRRTVAKYRDILGIPSSSMRKRYD, via the coding sequence ATGAAGATGAAACAAGATGTCGGTCTATATCAAATGCAAACGTTAAAGCTTGCGATGACTCAAGAATTAAAGCAAGCCATTTCATTACTTCAATATTCCACAATCGAACTTGCGACATATATACAAGAACAAGTATTAGAAAATCCGTTACTTGATCTAAAAGAAACATTTACAAACACACATCCAATTAGAAATCGTACTACGAGCATCAACTCAAACGAATTTTCCATTGAAAATGTTAGCTATCAAGGCGAAACATTACATGATCATATAAAGGCACAATTACTTGACTTACACTTATCAAAACAAGAGCATGCGACATTACAAGCCATGCTAGACTATATCGACAAAAACGGCTATATCACGGAAGAAACAACTTTCATTGCAAAGCAACTTCGGAAACAAGAAGTAGAAGTACAAAAAGCGATACAAACCATACAAAATCTCGATCCATCAGGTATAGGTGCAAGAAATCTAAAAGAATGCTTACTTCTTCAGCTAAAAAGTATGGACAACCGTGAACTACTGGCTGAACGAATTATTGAAAACGATTTTGACTTACTTTCGCAAAAAACGTTCAAAACAATATCAAAAAAATATGAAATTACATTAAAAGAAGTCCAACACCTCTTTGATTTGATCACGACTTTAAATCCACGACCAGGTCAACAATATGAAACGAGAGAACAACCGAAATATATTGTTCCTGACTTGATGGTACAAAAAATAAATGGAGATTGGCTAGTTGGCGTTAATGACGAATTTTTACCACAGTTAACGGTTAATCGATTATATCAAAGAGCCTTAAAAAAAGAAGCGAACGATTATTTGGAAGAAAAAATGAGGCATTGCCAATGGCTCATTCGAAGTATAGATTACAGGAAAAAGACACTTGTAGCAGTTATGGAGGAGATTGTCATCCTGCAACAAAGTTTTTTCTTAAATGGCCCTGAATTTTTGAAACCGTTAACATTAAAAATGATTGCCAAAAGGCTTCAAGTCCACGAATCTACAGTAAGTCGTGCGACGAAAGATAAATATGTTCAAACTCCATTCGGACTATATGAATTAAAGCACTTCTTTAGTCAAGGTGTAGCAACGGTATACGCTGAAGATAAATCGTCTAAGCAAGTCCATCAAGTGCTACAAAAATTAGTCGATGGGGAAGATAAACGAAAACCGTTATCCGATCAAAAGCTGACAACTATAATGAAGAAAGATTATCATATAGATATCTCGCGAAGGACAGTGGCAAAATATCGGGACATTCTCGGAATTCCATCTTCTTCCATGAGAAAAAGGTACGATTGA
- a CDS encoding glutaredoxin family protein encodes MEFILYSKENCSLCDKAKVIVEDLQKEYEFTFKEVDIYKDDALLELYQIRIPVLENDGEVYAEGIFHKEDIRKRLHEKLG; translated from the coding sequence TTGGAATTTATTCTATATTCTAAAGAAAATTGTTCGCTTTGTGATAAGGCAAAAGTGATAGTGGAAGATTTGCAAAAAGAGTATGAGTTTACATTTAAAGAAGTAGATATTTATAAAGATGATGCATTGTTAGAGTTATATCAAATTAGAATTCCAGTACTCGAGAACGATGGAGAAGTTTATGCAGAAGGAATTTTTCACAAAGAAGACATAAGAAAACGTTTACATGAAAAATTGGGGTAA
- a CDS encoding sugar-binding transcriptional regulator, which translates to MRELIEVQKKLLPDLLSIMQKRYEILRYIRLMQPIGRRALSVNLGLSERVLRSEVDFLKSQNLLLVHSSGMTLTQEGTVLMQKLEEMMKEVFGLKHLEEKVKKTLHLPNVVVVAGDSDTSPWVKKEMGRACVTCMRERFHAENIIGVAGGTTIAAVAEMMKPDAKNRELLFVPARGGLGENVQNQANTICASMAEKALGSYRLLHIPDELSNASYQTMIEEPSIKEVLSLIKKCSMVVHSIGDAKTMAERRKTDQAKVATIEQKQAVAEAFGYYFNEQGEVVHKVKTVGMQLAELEKIETVIAVAGGASKAKAIRAYLKQAPNTILITDEGAAKELIRE; encoded by the coding sequence ATGAGAGAGTTAATTGAAGTACAAAAGAAATTGTTACCCGATCTTCTTTCCATTATGCAGAAACGTTACGAGATTTTACGCTACATACGATTAATGCAGCCAATTGGAAGAAGAGCTTTGTCGGTCAACTTAGGTTTGAGCGAACGAGTACTCCGGAGTGAAGTCGATTTTTTAAAATCGCAAAACTTACTTCTTGTACACTCATCCGGTATGACGTTAACGCAAGAGGGTACAGTACTCATGCAAAAGTTAGAAGAAATGATGAAGGAAGTCTTCGGACTTAAACACTTAGAAGAAAAAGTAAAAAAAACACTTCATCTACCTAATGTTGTCGTTGTTGCTGGAGATAGTGATACATCTCCTTGGGTGAAAAAAGAGATGGGACGCGCATGTGTCACATGTATGAGAGAACGATTCCATGCAGAGAATATTATCGGAGTTGCGGGTGGCACAACGATTGCTGCAGTTGCAGAGATGATGAAACCGGATGCTAAAAATCGTGAACTTCTTTTCGTACCAGCTCGAGGTGGCCTTGGAGAGAATGTACAAAATCAAGCAAACACCATTTGTGCCTCAATGGCTGAAAAAGCATTAGGAAGCTATCGTTTACTACACATTCCTGATGAACTAAGTAACGCATCCTACCAAACGATGATTGAAGAACCTTCGATTAAAGAGGTACTTTCCCTCATTAAAAAATGTAGTATGGTCGTTCACAGTATAGGGGACGCTAAAACGATGGCAGAACGTCGAAAAACTGATCAAGCTAAAGTAGCTACGATCGAGCAAAAACAGGCAGTTGCCGAAGCGTTTGGCTATTATTTTAATGAACAAGGAGAAGTTGTTCATAAAGTAAAAACAGTTGGAATGCAACTTGCTGAATTGGAAAAAATAGAAACGGTAATCGCTGTTGCTGGAGGAGCATCTAAGGCAAAAGCAATCCGGGCTTACTTAAAACAAGCACCTAACACGATTCTTATAACAGATGAAGGTGCAGCAAAAGAGTTGATTAGGGAGTAA
- the gap gene encoding type I glyceraldehyde-3-phosphate dehydrogenase, translated as MAVKIGINGFGRIGRNVFRAALKNAEVEVVAVNDLTDANMLAHLLKYDSVHGRLDAEVTVDGNSLVVNGKAIKVTAERDPAKLTWGAMGVDIVVESTGFFTKRADAAKHLEAGAKKVIISAPATDEDITIVMGVNEDKYDAANHDVVSNASCTTNCLAPFAKVLNDNFGIKRGMMTTVHSYTNDQQILDLPHKDYRRARAAAENIIPTSTGAAKAVSLVLPELKGKLNGGAMRVPTPNVSLVDLVAELDKDVTAEEVNAAFKAAAEGDLKGILGYSEEPLVSGDYNGNPDSSTIDALSTMVMEGSMVKVISWYDNESGYSHRVLDLAVYMAAKGL; from the coding sequence ATGGCAGTAAAAATTGGTATTAATGGTTTTGGACGTATTGGACGTAACGTATTTCGTGCAGCTTTAAAAAACGCTGAGGTAGAAGTAGTAGCAGTTAACGACTTAACAGATGCTAACATGCTTGCTCACCTTTTAAAATATGATTCTGTTCACGGCAGATTAGACGCTGAAGTAACAGTTGATGGCAACAGCTTAGTAGTAAACGGAAAAGCGATCAAAGTAACAGCTGAGCGTGACCCTGCGAAATTAACTTGGGGTGCTATGGGTGTTGACATCGTAGTGGAATCTACTGGTTTCTTCACGAAGCGTGCTGACGCTGCGAAACACTTAGAAGCTGGAGCAAAGAAAGTAATCATCTCTGCACCTGCTACTGACGAAGATATCACAATCGTAATGGGTGTTAACGAAGACAAGTACGATGCTGCAAACCACGATGTAGTGTCTAACGCTTCTTGTACGACTAACTGTCTAGCTCCATTCGCTAAAGTATTAAACGATAACTTCGGTATCAAACGTGGAATGATGACAACTGTTCACTCTTACACGAACGACCAACAGATTTTAGACTTACCACATAAAGATTACCGTCGTGCTCGTGCAGCAGCTGAAAACATCATCCCAACTTCTACTGGTGCTGCAAAAGCAGTTTCTCTAGTATTACCTGAATTAAAAGGTAAATTAAATGGTGGAGCGATGCGTGTTCCAACTCCTAACGTTTCTTTAGTTGACTTAGTTGCAGAATTAGATAAAGACGTAACAGCGGAAGAAGTAAACGCAGCATTCAAAGCAGCTGCTGAAGGTGATTTAAAAGGAATCTTAGGTTACTCTGAAGAGCCATTAGTATCTGGTGACTACAATGGTAACCCAGACTCTTCTACTATCGACGCATTATCTACGATGGTAATGGAAGGTAGCATGGTTAAAGTTATCTCTTGGTATGACAACGAGAGCGGATATTCTCACCGTGTGTTAGACTTAGCTGTATACATGGCTGCTAAAGGTCTATAA
- a CDS encoding phosphoglycerate kinase: MNKKSIRDIDVKGKRVFCRVDFNVPMKNGVVGDETRIRAALPTIQHLVDNGAKVILASHLGRPKGEVVEELRLTPVAARLQELLGRPVAKADEAYGEKVKAKVDAMAEGDVLLLENVRFYPGEEKNDAELAKSFAELADVYVNDAFGAAHRAHASTEGIAHHVDVAVSGLLMEKELDVLGKALSNPDRPFTAIIGGAKVKDKIGVIDNLLDKVDNLIIGGGLAYTFIKALGHDVGKSLLEEDKIDLAKSFMEKAKNNGVNFYIPVDVVVADEFSRDANTKVVPIEEIPSDWEGLDAGPKSAEIYADVIRNSKLVIWNGPMGVFEYEAFASGTKAVAEALAESTNTYSVIGGGDSAAAVEKFNLADKMSHISTGGGASLEFMEGKALPGVVALNDK, encoded by the coding sequence ATGAACAAGAAAAGCATTCGTGACATTGATGTAAAAGGTAAAAGAGTATTTTGTCGTGTTGACTTCAACGTTCCAATGAAAAACGGAGTAGTTGGCGACGAAACTCGTATTCGCGCAGCACTTCCTACTATTCAACATTTAGTAGACAACGGTGCAAAAGTTATTTTAGCAAGTCACTTAGGCCGTCCTAAAGGGGAAGTAGTAGAAGAGCTACGTTTAACACCGGTAGCAGCACGCCTTCAAGAACTACTTGGTCGCCCTGTAGCAAAAGCGGACGAAGCATACGGTGAAAAGGTAAAAGCAAAAGTTGATGCGATGGCAGAAGGCGATGTTCTTTTACTAGAAAACGTTCGATTCTACCCTGGTGAAGAAAAGAACGACGCAGAGCTTGCGAAAAGTTTCGCCGAACTAGCTGACGTGTACGTTAACGACGCATTCGGTGCAGCACACCGTGCACATGCTTCTACAGAAGGAATTGCACACCATGTAGATGTAGCCGTTTCTGGCCTTTTAATGGAAAAAGAATTAGATGTTTTAGGAAAAGCTCTTTCTAATCCTGATCGTCCATTCACAGCTATTATCGGTGGAGCGAAAGTAAAAGATAAAATCGGTGTTATTGACAATCTTTTAGATAAAGTAGATAACTTAATTATTGGTGGAGGACTTGCTTACACGTTCATCAAGGCATTAGGACATGATGTAGGTAAATCTCTACTAGAAGAAGATAAAATTGATTTAGCAAAATCGTTTATGGAAAAAGCGAAAAATAACGGTGTTAACTTCTACATCCCAGTAGATGTAGTGGTAGCCGATGAGTTTTCTAGAGATGCAAATACAAAGGTTGTACCTATCGAAGAAATTCCATCCGACTGGGAAGGTTTAGACGCTGGACCGAAATCTGCTGAGATTTATGCAGACGTAATCCGTAACTCTAAGCTTGTGATTTGGAATGGACCGATGGGGGTATTTGAATACGAAGCGTTTGCTAGCGGAACAAAAGCTGTTGCAGAAGCGCTTGCTGAATCTACGAATACATATTCAGTCATCGGTGGAGGCGACTCCGCAGCTGCAGTTGAAAAATTCAACCTAGCAGACAAAATGAGTCACATCTCCACAGGTGGAGGCGCATCCCTAGAATTCATGGAAGGCAAAGCCCTACCAGGAGTAGTAGCATTAAACGATAAGTAA
- the tpiA gene encoding triose-phosphate isomerase: MRKPIIAGNWKMHKVLSEAVSFVEEVKGLVPSPTKVDAVVCAPALFLERLVTNTEGKDLKIGAQNMHFEESGAFTGETSPAALKDLGVGYCVIGHSERREMFAETDESVNKKTLAAFQYGITPIVCCGETLEEREAGQTNDLVGNQVKKALTGLTEDQVKQTVIAYEPIWAIGTGKSSTAEDANEVCAHIRGVVAAEFGEAAANAVRIQYGGSVKPANIKEYMAQSDIDGALVGGASLEPQSFLQLLEAGKNE, encoded by the coding sequence ATGCGTAAACCAATCATCGCTGGTAACTGGAAAATGCACAAAGTACTATCAGAAGCAGTAAGCTTCGTCGAAGAAGTAAAAGGACTAGTTCCTTCTCCAACAAAAGTAGACGCAGTTGTATGTGCACCAGCATTATTTTTAGAACGTCTAGTAACAAACACAGAAGGCAAAGACTTAAAAATCGGTGCCCAAAACATGCACTTTGAAGAAAGCGGTGCATTCACTGGTGAAACAAGCCCAGCTGCACTAAAAGACTTAGGCGTTGGCTATTGTGTAATCGGTCACTCTGAGCGTCGCGAAATGTTCGCAGAAACAGACGAATCTGTAAACAAAAAAACATTAGCAGCATTCCAATACGGAATCACACCTATCGTTTGTTGTGGCGAAACACTTGAAGAGCGTGAAGCTGGTCAAACAAACGACCTAGTTGGAAACCAAGTGAAAAAAGCATTAACAGGTTTAACAGAAGACCAAGTAAAACAAACAGTTATCGCATACGAGCCAATTTGGGCAATCGGTACTGGTAAGTCTTCTACTGCAGAAGATGCAAACGAAGTATGTGCACACATTCGTGGTGTTGTAGCTGCTGAATTCGGTGAAGCTGCTGCAAATGCTGTTCGTATTCAATATGGTGGAAGTGTAAAACCTGCTAACATTAAAGAATACATGGCACAATCTGATATCGATGGTGCTTTAGTTGGTGGCGCAAGCTTAGAGCCTCAGTCTTTCCTACAGCTTTTGGAGGCAGGTAAGAATGAGTAA
- the gpmI gene encoding 2,3-bisphosphoglycerate-independent phosphoglycerate mutase: MSKKPVALIILDGFALRGEKSGNAVALAKKPNFDTFWETYPHAELIASGEAVGLPQGQMGNSEVGHLNIGAGRIVYQSLTRVNVAIREGHFEQNETFINAMNHVKEKNSCLHVFGLLSDGGVHSHIQHLFALLELAKTQGVERVYIHGFLDGRDVGPQTAPQYIQQLNEYILQNGVGEIATISGRYYSMDRDKRWDRVEKSYRAMVYGDGPIYSNAVECINDSYNNGIFDEFVLPSVMTKEDGSPVATIQDNDAVIFYNFRPDRAIQISNTFTNKDFRAFDRGENHPQDLMFVCLTHFSETVDGYVAFEPVGMDNTLGEVLAQNGLKQLRIAETEKYPHVTFFMSGGREEPFPGEERLLINSPKVATYDLKPEMSAYELTEALVKEIEAEKHDAIILNFANPDMVGHSGMLEPTIKAVEVVDECLGKVVAAIEAKGGVAIITADHGNADEVVTMEGSPMTAHTTNPVPVIVTQTGIELHNGGKLGDLAPTVLDLLGVKKPAEMTGTSLIKK, encoded by the coding sequence ATGAGTAAAAAGCCAGTTGCACTAATTATTTTAGACGGTTTTGCCCTACGTGGTGAAAAAAGTGGGAACGCTGTTGCCCTAGCGAAAAAGCCTAATTTTGATACGTTCTGGGAGACGTATCCTCATGCAGAGCTTATTGCGAGTGGAGAAGCAGTTGGACTACCACAAGGCCAAATGGGTAATTCCGAAGTTGGACATTTAAACATTGGTGCAGGACGAATTGTGTACCAAAGTTTAACGCGTGTAAACGTTGCGATTCGTGAAGGTCATTTCGAACAAAACGAAACGTTCATTAATGCAATGAATCATGTAAAAGAAAAAAACTCATGTCTACATGTGTTTGGCTTACTTTCAGACGGTGGCGTACATAGTCATATTCAACACTTGTTTGCATTACTAGAGCTTGCCAAAACGCAAGGTGTCGAGCGCGTTTACATTCACGGTTTTTTAGACGGCCGTGATGTTGGACCACAAACCGCTCCACAATATATTCAACAGCTAAATGAATACATTCTCCAAAACGGTGTTGGCGAGATTGCGACTATCTCCGGTCGTTACTATTCGATGGACCGTGACAAGCGTTGGGATCGTGTAGAAAAGTCTTACCGTGCAATGGTGTATGGCGATGGCCCAATATACTCTAACGCAGTAGAATGTATTAATGACTCGTATAACAACGGTATCTTTGATGAGTTTGTCTTACCTTCTGTTATGACAAAAGAAGACGGTAGTCCTGTGGCAACGATTCAAGATAATGACGCGGTTATTTTCTATAATTTCCGCCCTGACCGTGCGATTCAAATTTCGAACACCTTTACAAACAAAGACTTCCGCGCGTTTGACCGCGGTGAAAACCACCCACAAGACTTAATGTTTGTATGTTTAACACATTTTAGTGAAACAGTAGATGGGTACGTTGCTTTTGAACCAGTAGGAATGGACAACACATTAGGTGAAGTTTTAGCCCAAAACGGTTTAAAACAACTTCGTATCGCTGAGACGGAAAAATATCCGCACGTTACGTTCTTTATGAGCGGTGGACGTGAAGAGCCATTCCCAGGAGAAGAACGCCTTTTAATCAATTCTCCAAAGGTGGCAACATATGACTTAAAGCCTGAAATGAGTGCTTATGAACTAACAGAAGCACTTGTGAAGGAAATTGAGGCAGAAAAACATGATGCGATTATCTTAAACTTCGCAAACCCTGACATGGTTGGTCATTCTGGTATGCTAGAGCCAACAATTAAAGCGGTGGAAGTAGTAGATGAATGTTTAGGAAAAGTCGTAGCAGCAATCGAAGCAAAAGGCGGAGTTGCCATTATCACTGCTGACCACGGAAATGCAGATGAAGTGGTAACGATGGAAGGAAGTCCAATGACGGCCCACACGACAAATCCTGTACCTGTTATCGTAACCCAAACTGGGATTGAGTTACATAACGGAGGGAAACTAGGGGACTTGGCTCCAACCGTTCTAGACCTACTCGGAGTAAAAAAACCTGCCGAAATGACAGGAACAAGCTTAATTAAAAAATAA